The Exiguobacterium aurantiacum DSM 6208 genome includes a window with the following:
- the rsbW gene encoding anti-sigma B factor RsbW, translating into MSNIEQTVMTFPAKPEYVGVVRLVVSGIANRMGYTYDEIEDIKIAVSEACGNAVQHAYDDAEGEVKLTCGVFMDRLEMTIEDSGKTFADDVKRQAAPVEETAEIESLHEGGLGLFLIEALMDDVSINKDNGVRVTMTKLLNRDEVDQSASKISTTPSQ; encoded by the coding sequence ATGAGTAACATCGAACAGACGGTGATGACGTTCCCGGCCAAACCGGAATATGTCGGTGTGGTCCGTTTAGTCGTGTCAGGAATCGCTAATCGTATGGGATATACGTACGACGAGATCGAAGACATCAAAATCGCGGTCTCGGAAGCTTGTGGCAACGCTGTTCAACATGCATATGATGACGCAGAAGGTGAAGTGAAGCTGACGTGCGGCGTATTCATGGATCGTTTGGAAATGACGATTGAAGATTCGGGCAAAACGTTCGCTGACGATGTGAAACGCCAAGCGGCGCCGGTCGAAGAGACGGCTGAAATCGAATCGCTTCACGAAGGAGGACTCGGTCTATTCCTTATTGAAGCGTTAATGGATGACGTCTCGATCAACAAAGACAACGGTGTCAGAGTGACGATGACGAAACTCCTTAACAGGGACGAGGTGGATCAGAGTGCCAGCAAAATCTCAACAACGCCATCACAGTGA
- a CDS encoding STAS domain-containing protein, producing MDLAIREQVIGEQLHLYVSGEVDTYTAPKLKEVLHPAITEQNVVVHLDEVDYMDSTGLGVFVGALKIATRNEKELSLVGVTDRVNRLFELTGLHKLLSINTNVRGGTK from the coding sequence ATGGATTTAGCGATTCGCGAGCAAGTTATTGGAGAACAACTACACCTTTACGTATCCGGAGAAGTGGATACATATACCGCTCCCAAACTGAAAGAAGTATTGCATCCGGCAATCACGGAGCAAAACGTCGTCGTTCATTTGGATGAAGTGGATTATATGGACTCAACAGGTCTCGGCGTATTCGTCGGTGCCCTTAAAATAGCAACACGTAATGAAAAAGAATTGTCGCTCGTCGGTGTGACCGACCGCGTCAATCGTCTCTTTGAATTGACAGGCCTACACAAATTGCTCTCGATTAACACGAATGTAAGAGGTGGCACGAAATGA
- a CDS encoding type II toxin-antitoxin system PemK/MazF family toxin, translating to MIVKRGDVFYANLSPVVGSEQGGVRPVLVIQNDIGNRFSPTVIVAAITAQIQKAKLPTHVEVYQVKHGLERDSVILLEQIRTIDKRRLTDKVTHLDDETMRKVDKALEISMGLIPL from the coding sequence GTGATCGTAAAGCGTGGTGACGTGTTTTATGCGAATCTGTCGCCCGTAGTCGGTTCAGAGCAAGGTGGAGTTCGCCCGGTCCTCGTCATTCAAAACGATATCGGCAATCGCTTTAGCCCGACCGTCATTGTCGCTGCGATTACGGCTCAGATCCAGAAAGCAAAACTGCCGACTCATGTGGAAGTGTATCAAGTCAAACACGGTCTTGAACGAGACTCTGTGATTTTGCTTGAACAGATTCGAACGATTGATAAGCGTCGTCTGACGGATAAAGTCACTCATCTCGATGATGAGACGATGCGCAAAGTGGATAAGGCGCTAGAGATTAGTATGGGATTAATCCCGCTCTAG
- the alr gene encoding alanine racemase has translation MFRPSWIEIDRAAIAHNVTEIKRRIPQALMAVVKANAYGHGAVEVANIALDNGATMLGVALLEEAIELREAGITAPILVMEAQFPEQAGVAASYDVILSVFSADWLEEAKPYVTEHPLTVHVKVDTGMGRLGLRTREELDALLMAADDRFVIEGIYTHFATADEPDSTLYHEQQARFDRLMDGLGSRFKYIHTSNSAGAIRMAGEDVPYNLVRVGIAIYGLYPSSEMASFYSFLRPAFTLKSKLMQVKRLEAGQTISYGATYTTSEAEWIGTVPVGYADGWIRKAGGFHVDVDGVRCPIVGRVCMDRFMIKLPHEFPVGTGVTLVGGPVAIDELAAHLETINYEVVCQLTSRLPRHYV, from the coding sequence ATGTTTCGTCCAAGTTGGATTGAAATCGACCGGGCGGCGATCGCCCACAACGTAACCGAGATCAAGCGCCGCATCCCGCAAGCGCTCATGGCGGTCGTCAAAGCGAACGCTTACGGACACGGCGCCGTCGAAGTCGCGAACATCGCGCTCGACAACGGAGCCACGATGCTCGGGGTCGCGTTGCTCGAAGAAGCCATCGAGTTGCGGGAGGCCGGCATCACCGCCCCGATTCTCGTCATGGAAGCACAGTTCCCTGAACAAGCGGGTGTCGCTGCGTCCTATGATGTGATCTTGTCCGTCTTCTCGGCCGACTGGTTAGAAGAGGCGAAGCCATATGTAACTGAACACCCGCTCACGGTACACGTCAAAGTCGATACCGGCATGGGGCGTCTCGGCTTGAGAACGAGAGAAGAACTGGATGCGCTCCTTATGGCGGCGGACGACCGTTTCGTCATCGAAGGCATCTATACACATTTCGCGACGGCCGACGAACCGGATAGCACGCTCTATCATGAACAGCAAGCCCGCTTCGATCGTTTGATGGACGGTCTTGGTTCACGCTTCAAGTACATTCACACGTCGAACTCGGCCGGTGCGATCCGCATGGCCGGTGAAGATGTGCCGTATAACCTTGTCCGTGTCGGTATCGCCATCTATGGGCTCTACCCGTCAAGCGAGATGGCGTCGTTCTACTCGTTTTTACGACCGGCGTTCACGTTGAAGAGCAAACTCATGCAAGTGAAACGTCTCGAAGCGGGGCAGACGATCAGTTACGGGGCGACGTACACGACGTCGGAAGCGGAGTGGATCGGCACAGTGCCGGTCGGTTATGCGGACGGTTGGATCCGGAAAGCGGGCGGGTTTCACGTCGATGTCGACGGTGTGCGTTGCCCGATCGTCGGGCGGGTGTGCATGGATCGCTTCATGATCAAGTTGCCTCATGAATTTCCGGTCGGCACAGGCGTGACGCTCGTCGGTGGGCCGGTCGCCATCGATGAACTGGCTGCACATCTTGAGACGATCAACTACGAGGTCGTCTGTCAATTGACGAGCCGATTGCCGAGACACTATGTGTGA
- the acpS gene encoding holo-ACP synthase, translating into MIVGIGIDIVELERIARSIEQPRFIDRLLTESERERARGYTEERRIEFVAGRFAAKEAYAKAVGTGIARGLSWQQIEVLPDETGRPRMTAPFPGRIHVSISHSERYAVAQVIIEEGDHHVSSKLD; encoded by the coding sequence GTGATTGTAGGAATCGGTATTGATATCGTCGAGCTTGAGCGGATCGCTCGCTCGATCGAACAACCACGCTTCATCGATCGGCTTTTGACCGAGTCGGAACGGGAACGCGCCCGCGGATACACGGAAGAGCGGCGCATCGAATTCGTCGCTGGTCGCTTCGCGGCGAAAGAAGCGTACGCCAAAGCCGTCGGAACGGGTATCGCCCGCGGCTTGTCGTGGCAACAGATCGAAGTGTTGCCAGATGAGACGGGCCGGCCACGGATGACGGCGCCTTTCCCAGGGCGAATCCATGTCAGCATCAGCCACAGCGAGCGATACGCGGTGGCACAAGTCATCATCGAAGAGGGGGATCACCATGTTTCGTCCAAGTTGGATTGA
- a CDS encoding rhomboid family intramembrane serine protease: protein MFSRTENVQTFVRAYPLVTLFIVIQLVVFVIDSLMPGLQIVARGGSFHLALADGQWYRLLTANFIHLGLGHLLFNSFALIIFGPAMERMVGHVRFALFYLVAGALANLLTFFTVSQLFYLQAGASGAILAILGFYVFIGRFRRTLIYSQDARLVYIFVAISAVFTLIGSNVSLWGHVYGFLAGFLLAYPLSRYTVPFSRPLRYGKYKPRKYSPPIIHTGEGKWIFYVIIGLAAFGLFARFL, encoded by the coding sequence ATGTTTAGTCGTACTGAGAATGTTCAAACGTTCGTACGAGCCTATCCGCTCGTAACGCTGTTCATTGTAATCCAACTAGTCGTGTTTGTCATCGATTCTTTGATGCCGGGACTTCAGATCGTCGCACGGGGAGGATCGTTCCATCTCGCACTCGCAGACGGGCAGTGGTACCGTCTCCTGACGGCCAACTTCATCCATTTGGGCCTTGGCCACTTGCTGTTCAACTCGTTCGCGCTCATCATCTTCGGTCCAGCGATGGAACGAATGGTCGGGCATGTTCGCTTCGCGCTGTTTTACCTCGTCGCCGGAGCGCTCGCCAACTTGTTGACGTTCTTCACCGTGAGCCAACTGTTCTATCTTCAAGCCGGTGCTTCCGGTGCGATTTTAGCGATTCTTGGTTTCTATGTATTCATCGGACGGTTTCGTCGGACGCTCATCTATAGCCAAGACGCGCGACTCGTCTACATCTTCGTCGCCATCAGTGCCGTCTTCACGTTAATCGGTTCGAACGTCTCGCTCTGGGGGCATGTGTACGGATTCCTCGCCGGGTTCTTGCTCGCTTATCCGCTGTCGCGCTACACGGTCCCGTTCTCGCGGCCACTTCGCTACGGGAAGTATAAACCGCGTAAATATTCGCCGCCCATCATCCATACGGGTGAAGGCAAATGGATTTTCTATGTGATCATCGGACTCGCCGCCTTCGGCTTGTTCGCACGATTCTTATGA
- the argF gene encoding ornithine carbamoyltransferase, giving the protein MTTKTLKHMLTLEELTPVDLDELIHLALEVKRDPAAYGTTLAGKKVALLFEKASTRTRMSFEVGVVELGGYPLFLSGSDLQIGRGEPITDTIQVMSRYVDALMIRTYAHETVETLATSGSIPIINGLTDTHHPCQVLADLLTIEETFGSRQGKALTYIGDGNNMAHSLMLGGALSGMHIRIASPDGYTVDETIYNKAAALAETTGGSVTLYTDPIEATIEADIVYTDVFASMGQEDEAEERLAHFASFQVNDTLMTSARDEAIFLHCLPAHRGEEVTANVIDGPQSLVFDQAENRLHAQKALMITLLA; this is encoded by the coding sequence ATGACGACAAAGACGCTCAAGCATATGTTAACCCTCGAAGAATTGACGCCGGTGGATTTAGATGAACTCATTCACTTGGCGCTAGAGGTGAAACGCGATCCGGCCGCATATGGGACGACGCTTGCCGGGAAGAAAGTCGCCTTATTGTTTGAGAAGGCGTCGACCCGTACGCGCATGTCGTTCGAAGTCGGGGTCGTCGAACTCGGCGGCTACCCGCTCTTCTTGAGCGGAAGTGATCTTCAAATCGGGCGTGGAGAACCGATCACAGACACAATTCAAGTGATGAGCCGCTATGTCGACGCGCTCATGATCCGGACGTACGCCCACGAAACGGTCGAGACGCTCGCCACGTCGGGATCGATTCCGATCATCAACGGATTGACGGACACGCACCACCCGTGTCAGGTGCTCGCCGACCTCTTGACGATCGAGGAGACGTTCGGGTCACGCCAAGGGAAAGCGCTGACGTATATCGGTGACGGCAACAACATGGCCCATTCGCTCATGCTTGGCGGTGCGTTGAGCGGGATGCACATCCGCATCGCCTCGCCGGACGGTTATACGGTCGATGAGACGATCTACAACAAGGCGGCTGCGCTAGCCGAGACGACCGGGGGAAGTGTGACGCTCTACACTGATCCGATCGAGGCGACGATCGAAGCGGATATCGTCTACACGGATGTGTTCGCGAGCATGGGGCAAGAAGATGAGGCAGAAGAGCGCCTTGCCCATTTCGCCTCGTTCCAGGTGAACGACACGTTGATGACGTCGGCGCGGGATGAAGCGATTTTCCTGCACTGTCTGCCGGCGCACCGCGGTGAAGAAGTGACGGCTAACGTCATCGACGGCCCGCAGTCGCTCGTCTTCGACCAAGCCGAGAACCGGCTCCATGCTCAAAAAGCACTCATGATCACGTTACTCGCTTAA
- the carB gene encoding carbamoyl-phosphate synthase (glutamine-hydrolyzing) large subunit: MHKKVLVIGSGPIIIGQAAEFDYSGTQACQALREAGCEVVLFNSNPATIMTDPGMADKTYIEAMTLEKAGMIIEAEQPTHLLATVGGQTALNLALALDETGVLEKHGIALLGTSLETIRDGEDRERFKQKMHELGEPLPVSTTIETLDELDAFIASAGVPLIVRPAFTLGGTGGGIATTVSDAYEMARRGLEASPISQCLVEKSIAGFKEFEYEVMRDEKGTCIIVCNMENIDPVGVHTGDSVVFAPAQTLSDTMHQTLRSAALRIVSSLGVVGGCNIQFAVHPTEPTYYVIEVNPRVSRSSALASKATGYPIAKIATRLALGEGLDDCLNPVTNGTMASFEPTLDYVTAKVPCFPFDLFKGTDRALGPQMKATGESMAMGKTLEEALQKAWRGAGVEQAPLYPTWMKRADADELWQEVLAPTDRRLHACLALIDRGLASRSELEDKTGIAPHFMAMLETLVTMTKSDNLLTEPNLWQAKRFGFADEQIAAISGATVQDVTQLRATFGIQPVYHMVDTCAAEFESATPYFYGTWHGKTEVKASQARKVAVIGAGPIRIGQGIEFDYSSVHAVWALQQQGIEAIMINNNPETVSTDFTVADRLYVEPLTMEDVTHVLEAEGCRDVLIQFGGQTGIALAHDLEAAGYHLLGASADVIDQMEDRDRFYAFLDAIDVAHIPGEEVGSETELTAAINGIGFPCVVRPSYVIGGKGMHILQSEADLARIAPDLAYPLLVDLYVAGRELEVDCVTDGQTVYVPAILEQVEAAGVHSGDSTMIMPPVETSEAHQRQIDTITKQIGQALEYRGALNIQFVLKDDTIYVLEINPRASRTVPIVSKVTDEPLIEWATRAALGHALEGVVPDERKPLTGYAVKTPIFSSLKLPGVDPLTGPIMRSTGETLQFSPVPVVPERFCYDATTTRVMARQQIVYGEGWETYGNVPLEETIDFQQVAVLFSHVPAEQMMREAAVRNGVHVISEQHLASYYQATVDTKPVPVRPLQAMHKKEELPL, from the coding sequence ATGCATAAGAAAGTGCTCGTTATCGGTTCCGGTCCGATCATCATCGGGCAAGCGGCCGAGTTCGATTATTCGGGGACGCAAGCGTGTCAGGCGCTGCGGGAGGCCGGGTGTGAAGTCGTCTTGTTCAACTCGAACCCGGCGACGATCATGACCGACCCGGGCATGGCCGACAAGACATATATCGAGGCGATGACGCTCGAAAAAGCCGGGATGATCATCGAAGCCGAACAGCCGACACACCTACTTGCGACCGTCGGCGGACAGACCGCGCTCAATTTGGCGCTCGCGCTCGATGAGACCGGGGTGCTCGAGAAGCACGGCATCGCCCTTCTCGGTACGTCGCTCGAGACGATCCGTGACGGCGAAGACCGGGAACGCTTCAAACAAAAGATGCATGAACTCGGTGAACCGCTCCCGGTGAGTACGACGATCGAGACGCTCGACGAGCTTGATGCGTTTATCGCATCGGCTGGAGTCCCGCTCATCGTTCGTCCGGCGTTCACGCTCGGCGGGACGGGGGGCGGCATCGCGACGACCGTCTCGGACGCCTATGAGATGGCGCGGCGCGGCCTTGAGGCGAGCCCGATCTCACAATGTCTCGTCGAAAAGAGTATCGCCGGCTTCAAAGAGTTTGAATACGAAGTGATGCGCGACGAGAAAGGAACGTGCATCATCGTCTGCAACATGGAAAACATCGACCCGGTCGGCGTGCACACGGGCGACTCGGTCGTTTTCGCCCCGGCCCAGACGTTGTCGGATACGATGCACCAGACGTTACGGAGCGCAGCGCTTCGCATCGTCTCCAGTCTCGGTGTCGTCGGCGGCTGCAACATCCAGTTTGCCGTCCATCCGACTGAACCGACTTACTACGTCATCGAGGTGAACCCGCGCGTGTCGCGGAGTTCGGCGCTCGCTTCGAAAGCGACCGGTTATCCGATTGCGAAGATTGCGACGCGTCTCGCGCTCGGTGAAGGGTTAGATGATTGCTTGAACCCGGTGACGAACGGCACGATGGCCAGTTTCGAGCCGACGCTCGACTATGTGACCGCGAAAGTGCCGTGCTTCCCGTTCGATTTGTTCAAAGGGACAGACCGCGCCCTCGGTCCCCAGATGAAAGCGACGGGTGAGAGCATGGCGATGGGGAAGACACTTGAAGAGGCGCTTCAAAAAGCGTGGCGTGGTGCCGGGGTCGAGCAGGCCCCGCTCTATCCGACTTGGATGAAGCGAGCCGATGCGGATGAACTGTGGCAGGAAGTGCTCGCCCCGACCGACCGTCGTCTGCACGCCTGTCTCGCACTCATCGACCGCGGTCTTGCCTCGCGGAGTGAACTCGAGGACAAGACGGGCATCGCGCCGCACTTCATGGCGATGCTCGAGACGCTCGTCACGATGACAAAATCCGACAACTTGTTGACGGAGCCAAACTTGTGGCAGGCGAAACGGTTCGGGTTCGCCGATGAACAAATCGCCGCCATCTCAGGTGCTACGGTTCAAGACGTCACGCAGCTGCGTGCGACGTTCGGCATTCAACCGGTCTACCATATGGTCGACACGTGCGCGGCCGAGTTCGAGAGTGCGACCCCTTACTTTTACGGGACATGGCACGGGAAGACGGAAGTGAAGGCGAGTCAGGCACGGAAAGTCGCTGTCATCGGGGCCGGTCCGATTCGCATCGGCCAAGGCATCGAGTTCGACTACAGTTCGGTCCATGCCGTCTGGGCGCTCCAACAGCAAGGCATCGAGGCGATCATGATCAACAACAACCCGGAGACGGTCTCGACCGACTTCACGGTCGCCGACCGGTTGTATGTCGAACCGCTCACGATGGAAGACGTCACGCATGTCCTCGAGGCGGAAGGCTGTCGCGACGTCCTCATCCAATTCGGCGGTCAGACGGGTATCGCGCTCGCGCACGACCTTGAGGCGGCGGGGTATCACTTGCTCGGCGCCTCGGCCGACGTCATCGACCAGATGGAAGACCGAGACCGGTTTTATGCGTTTCTTGATGCAATCGATGTGGCGCACATCCCTGGAGAAGAAGTCGGCAGTGAGACCGAACTGACAGCCGCGATCAACGGCATCGGCTTCCCGTGCGTCGTCCGGCCGTCTTACGTCATCGGTGGGAAAGGAATGCACATCTTGCAGTCCGAGGCAGACCTTGCCCGAATTGCTCCGGATCTCGCTTATCCTCTCCTCGTCGACCTGTACGTCGCCGGGCGTGAGCTCGAGGTTGACTGCGTGACGGACGGTCAGACCGTCTACGTGCCGGCTATCTTGGAACAGGTCGAGGCGGCCGGGGTTCATTCCGGTGACTCGACGATGATCATGCCGCCGGTCGAGACGTCCGAGGCACACCAACGACAGATTGACACGATCACGAAACAGATCGGTCAGGCGCTCGAGTATCGCGGGGCGCTCAACATCCAGTTCGTCTTAAAAGACGACACGATTTACGTGCTTGAAATCAACCCGCGGGCGTCACGGACCGTCCCGATCGTCAGCAAAGTGACCGATGAACCGCTCATTGAATGGGCGACACGCGCCGCGCTCGGCCATGCGCTTGAAGGCGTCGTGCCGGACGAGCGGAAACCGCTCACCGGCTATGCGGTAAAGACGCCGATTTTCTCGAGCTTGAAGCTACCGGGCGTCGACCCGCTCACGGGACCGATCATGCGCTCGACGGGAGAGACGCTCCAATTCAGTCCGGTACCAGTCGTCCCCGAACGGTTCTGCTACGATGCGACGACGACACGGGTGATGGCGCGACAACAAATCGTTTACGGCGAAGGTTGGGAGACGTACGGGAATGTGCCGCTCGAAGAGACGATCGATTTCCAACAAGTCGCCGTCCTCTTCTCGCATGTGCCGGCCGAACAAATGATGCGGGAGGCTGCGGTCCGAAACGGTGTCCACGTCATCTCGGAACAACACCTCGCCTCGTATTATCAAGCGACGGTCGACACAAAACCTGTGCCGGTCCGTCCGCTACAGGCGATGCATAAAAAGGAGGAATTACCGTTATGA
- a CDS encoding carbamoyl phosphate synthase small subunit, with protein sequence MNGTLTLQNGMTFHGTWETSARLGKGEVVFFTGMSGYQEVLTDPSYAGQVIVFTYPLIGQYGLEAGASESTDIQVAGVIVQTLAGNGQSTELKDWLEQAGIPVLSGIDTRTLVHTLRQEGDQWGLMATNLNGRVEGDFLQITETVTTVKPVRLGTNQKGHIVCLDFGVKSSMVEAMLERGYAVTTLPYDTPAEAIHRLKPDGVLVSNGPGDPRDLVDRIETVREVALRYPTLGICMGHQLIALSFGASIEKQTYGHRGSNHPVRNVQTGEVWMTSQNHGYVVTRDSLERTPLELLFENVNDLSVEGTTHPTAPILTAQFHPEASPGPKEAQALFDQFDEMIQQGVNVYA encoded by the coding sequence ATGAACGGGACATTGACGTTACAAAACGGGATGACGTTTCACGGGACATGGGAGACGAGCGCACGGCTCGGTAAAGGGGAAGTCGTCTTCTTCACCGGCATGAGCGGTTATCAAGAAGTACTGACCGATCCATCGTACGCCGGGCAAGTCATCGTCTTCACATATCCGCTCATCGGACAGTACGGTCTCGAGGCAGGCGCGTCTGAAAGTACGGACATCCAAGTCGCTGGGGTGATCGTGCAGACGCTCGCAGGAAACGGACAGTCGACTGAGTTGAAAGACTGGTTGGAACAAGCGGGAATTCCCGTCTTGTCTGGAATTGATACGCGCACGCTCGTCCATACGCTCCGTCAGGAAGGTGATCAGTGGGGGCTCATGGCCACGAATTTGAACGGGCGCGTCGAAGGCGACTTCTTACAGATCACGGAGACGGTCACGACCGTGAAGCCGGTCCGACTCGGGACGAATCAAAAAGGACACATCGTCTGTCTCGACTTCGGGGTGAAGTCGTCGATGGTCGAGGCGATGCTCGAACGCGGCTATGCCGTCACGACGCTACCATATGATACGCCGGCGGAAGCGATTCATCGTTTGAAGCCGGACGGGGTGCTCGTCTCGAACGGACCAGGCGATCCGCGTGATTTGGTGGACCGGATTGAGACGGTCCGCGAGGTAGCGCTTCGTTATCCGACGCTTGGTATTTGTATGGGACATCAACTCATCGCACTGTCGTTCGGGGCGTCGATCGAGAAGCAGACGTACGGGCACCGTGGTTCAAACCACCCGGTACGAAACGTCCAGACGGGCGAGGTGTGGATGACATCGCAAAACCATGGGTACGTCGTGACGCGCGACAGTCTCGAACGGACACCGCTCGAGCTGTTGTTTGAGAACGTGAACGACTTGTCCGTTGAAGGCACGACACATCCGACGGCCCCGATTTTGACGGCACAGTTCCATCCGGAAGCGAGCCCGGGACCGAAAGAGGCGCAGGCGTTATTCGATCAATTCGACGAAATGATTCAACAAGGGGTGAACGTATATGCATAA
- a CDS encoding acetylornithine transaminase, translated as MSALLPTYGQRAIEIKQADGSYVTDTTGKQYLDFVMGIAVCNTGHRHPAVLEKIEAQLGSVWHTSNLYAISGQERVAEKLVAGTHLTHAFFCNSGTEANEAAFKLIRKWTGKTKIVSFTKSFHGRTFAMLGATGQDKVKTGFGPMVSDFVHAPFNDIAALDFIDDETAAVWLEVVQGEGGVVVGDVAWFAALQAKADEHGVKVVIDEVQTGIARTGTRYAFEQTPLKPDVVTLAKGLGSGFPVGALLTAPGAEAIFQAGSHGSTFGGNPLAMAATEATLDVLFDDAALEHVQKMSAYFKSGLERFVDGDTFIGVRGLGLMLGLVATNPVAGMIDQLREAGLLVVAAGPDVIRFLPSLLVSQQEIDEALAIIEHVVTKELVQ; from the coding sequence ATGAGCGCACTACTTCCCACATATGGACAGCGAGCCATTGAGATTAAACAGGCAGACGGATCGTACGTGACGGACACGACGGGGAAACAGTACCTCGATTTCGTCATGGGCATCGCTGTCTGTAACACCGGGCATCGCCATCCTGCCGTGCTTGAAAAGATTGAGGCACAACTTGGAAGCGTTTGGCATACGTCCAATCTATATGCGATTAGCGGGCAGGAACGTGTGGCGGAGAAACTCGTCGCCGGGACGCATTTGACGCACGCCTTCTTCTGTAACAGCGGGACAGAGGCGAACGAGGCGGCGTTCAAGCTGATTCGGAAATGGACGGGCAAGACGAAAATCGTCTCGTTCACGAAATCGTTTCACGGTCGGACGTTCGCGATGCTCGGGGCGACCGGGCAAGACAAAGTGAAGACCGGTTTTGGGCCGATGGTGTCGGATTTCGTCCACGCACCGTTCAACGACATCGCGGCACTCGATTTCATCGATGACGAAACGGCGGCTGTCTGGCTTGAAGTCGTCCAAGGAGAAGGTGGCGTCGTCGTCGGTGACGTCGCGTGGTTCGCAGCGTTGCAAGCGAAAGCGGATGAACATGGGGTCAAAGTGGTGATCGATGAGGTGCAGACCGGGATCGCCCGAACCGGCACCCGATACGCGTTCGAACAGACTCCGCTCAAGCCGGACGTCGTGACGCTCGCGAAAGGGCTCGGGAGCGGCTTCCCGGTCGGCGCGCTCTTGACGGCACCGGGCGCGGAAGCGATTTTTCAAGCCGGGAGCCACGGGTCGACGTTTGGCGGCAACCCGCTCGCCATGGCCGCGACCGAGGCGACGCTCGATGTGTTGTTTGACGACGCGGCGCTGGAACATGTTCAAAAGATGAGTGCGTACTTCAAGTCGGGCCTTGAGCGTTTCGTCGATGGGGACACGTTCATTGGTGTGCGCGGACTCGGTCTCATGCTCGGTCTCGTCGCAACGAATCCGGTGGCCGGTATGATCGATCAACTACGAGAGGCTGGGCTCCTCGTCGTCGCGGCCGGACCGGACGTGATTCGGTTCTTGCCGTCATTACTTGTCAGTCAACAAGAGATCGATGAGGCGCTCGCCATCATCGAGCACGTCGTCACAAAGGAGCTGGTGCAATGA
- the argB gene encoding acetylglutamate kinase: MSVRKVVKLGGSVWDTLHPDYFVEWKEWVEAGNELILLHGGGPRLSAYCEAQQIKPAFQNGRRVTTADVLIGATRVLAGEMQTEIVMALGQSDVNAVGLSGVDGQMLIGREMTELGAVGEVETVDVSLIELLVKNRYVPVVTSILSGINGALNCNGDDCAVAVACALQADHFEMITDVPGIRIEGTFRETLTVDAMRRAIESGEIYGGMIPKTEALRSALDGGVALAIIRDGNDPAATGTQIKEGHYERTTSHIWTASH; the protein is encoded by the coding sequence ATGAGTGTGCGCAAAGTCGTCAAACTCGGCGGGAGCGTCTGGGACACGCTCCATCCGGATTACTTTGTCGAATGGAAGGAATGGGTCGAAGCCGGAAATGAATTGATTCTACTTCACGGTGGGGGACCGAGGTTGTCGGCGTACTGTGAAGCACAACAGATCAAACCCGCCTTTCAAAACGGGCGCCGTGTGACGACCGCAGACGTATTGATCGGGGCGACGCGTGTACTCGCGGGGGAGATGCAAACGGAAATCGTGATGGCGCTCGGCCAGTCTGACGTGAACGCGGTCGGATTGTCGGGTGTCGACGGACAGATGCTCATCGGACGTGAAATGACAGAGCTCGGGGCCGTCGGTGAAGTGGAAACCGTCGATGTGTCATTGATTGAGTTGCTTGTCAAAAACCGATACGTACCGGTCGTGACGTCGATTCTCTCCGGAATAAACGGAGCCCTCAACTGTAACGGGGACGATTGCGCCGTCGCCGTCGCCTGCGCCCTTCAAGCCGATCATTTCGAGATGATCACCGACGTGCCTGGTATCCGGATCGAGGGTACGTTCCGTGAGACGTTGACCGTCGATGCGATGCGGCGGGCAATCGAATCGGGAGAAATATATGGGGGCATGATTCCAAAGACAGAGGCGCTCCGATCCGCGCTAGACGGGGGAGTGGCGCTCGCCATCATTCGGGACGGCAACGACCCGGCAGCAACGGGAACACAAATAAAGGAGGGACATTATGAGCGCACTACTTCCCACATATGGACAGCGAGCCATTGA